One Corythoichthys intestinalis isolate RoL2023-P3 chromosome 9, ASM3026506v1, whole genome shotgun sequence DNA window includes the following coding sequences:
- the il19l gene encoding interleukin 19 like, producing MMMRMLFFSLCLLLGLTTKPALTMTLQTSRCSINVYMPELRGYYSEIRLKAIMEDTETGVTIVSRTTMAEVPEEQMCCFIRLILHFYVERVFRNYASDQPAEQRSISALANAFVTMTRNINKCHCLCNEDTQKAIDSVRTEFDKLSTIKAATKAVAELDTLLDWLDKVDQATANA from the exons ATGATGATGAGGATGCTCTTCTTCTCCCTCTGCCTCCTGCTGGGCCTTACGACCAAGCCCGCGCTCACCATGACTCTGCAGACCAGCAGATGCAGCATTAACGTCTACATGCCGGAACTACGTGGCTATTATTCGGAAATAAGACTAAAAGCG ATCATGGAGGACACAGAGACCGGGGTGACGATTGTGAGCAGAACAACAATGGCAGAAGTTCCG GAGGAGCAGATGTGTTGTTTTATCCGCCTTATCCTTCACTTCTACGTGGAGAGAGTTTTCCGCAACTATGCTTCCGATCAGCCGGCGGAGCAACGGAGCATCAGCGCCCTGGCCAACGCTTTTGTCACCATGACACGAAATATTAACAAATGC CACTGTCTCTGCAATGAGGATACACAAAAAGCCATCGACTCTGTAAGGACCGAGTTCGACAAG CTGTCCACCATCAAGGCGGCGACCAAAGCCGTAGCGGAGCTGGATACGCTTTTGGACTGGCTGGACAAAGTGGACCAGGCAACAGCTAATGCCTGA